Proteins from a genomic interval of Trifolium pratense cultivar HEN17-A07 linkage group LG6, ARS_RC_1.1, whole genome shotgun sequence:
- the LOC123888591 gene encoding protein FATTY ACID EXPORT 3, chloroplastic-like, with protein sequence MASINFTIDSVSVLNPKLNHHNTRLSLPHSSTFHPLLKHNRTFKLSLHSIPFNQRKPLTVTFAAPQHDSDHGEVEVEKGNDVGSEEESQEAWKQALDTFKEQALKVQGVSQEAYEVYSKKAVVILKDTADQLKIHADKAKQDLSVVAKEITEEGKEYFSSATENSPDVKEIVETFTSPDDDLSNVSGVRDFYVGIPYGLVLSLGGFLSFMITGSIAAIRFGVILGGVLLALSISSLKSYKKGQPSSLGLKGGQTVIAGILFLREIISVGRGSTYFTALISGAVVAFYVYRLVLEGKTQKGSNLEGEAGN encoded by the exons ATGGCCTCCATCAATTTCACAATCGATTCAGTTTCTGTGTTAAACCCTAAACTCAATCATCATAATACTCGTCTATCTCTTCCTCATTCTTCAACCTTTCACCCTTTACTCAAACACAACCGCACTTTCAAACTCTCCCTTCACTCCATTCCTTTCAATCAACGGAAACCGTTAACCGTCACTTTCGCTGCTCCTCAACATGACTCT GATCATGGTGAAGTTGAAGTGGAGAAGGGGAATGATGTTGGTTCAGAGGAGGAATCACAAGAAGCGTGGAAGCAGGCTTTGGATACATTCAAGGAACAAGCTTTGAAGGTTCAAGGGGTTTCTCAGGAGGCTTATGAAGTGTATTCTAAGAAGGCCGTTGTCATTTTGAAGGATACTGCAGATCAGTTGAAGATACATGCTGATAAGGCGAAACAAGATTTGAGTGTTGTGGCAAAGGAAATTACTGAAGAAGGAAAAGAGTATTTTTCTTCTGCTACCGAGAATTCACCTGATGTGAAGGAAATTGTGGAGACTTTTACCTCCCCTGATGATGATCTCAGCAATGTTTCTGGAGTTCGGGACTTTTATGTTGGTATACCCTATG GTTTGGTACTCTCTCTGGGTGGATTCCTTTCCTTTATGATAACCGGAAGCATTGCAGCAATAAGGTTTGGGGTGATTTTAGGCGGTGTCCTATTGGCTTTAAGCATTTCAAGCCTGAAATCATATAAGAAAGGACAGCCCTCTTCTCTAGGTTTGAAAGGAGGCCAAACAG TAATAGCAGGTATCTTGTTTCTGCGTGAGATCATCTCAGTTGGCAGA GGATCAACCTATTTCACTGCCTTGATCAG TGGTGCGGTAGTGGCATTTTACGTCTATAGACTGGTTTTGGAGGGTAAAACACAAAAAGGTTCAAACTTGGAAGGTGAAGCAGGAAACTAG
- the LOC123888590 gene encoding vacuolar-sorting receptor 1-like yields MMNIKLNLLLLFVLFLFLDCCFGRFLVEKNSLRITSPKSLKGTYECAIGNFGVPQYGGTLVGSVVYPNVNKKGCNNFTDVNASFQSKPGSFPTFLLVDRGDCYFTLKAWNAQNGGAAAILVADDKEETLITMDTPEEGHVVNDDYIEKINIPSALINKTLGDRIKEALSNGEIVHINLDWREALPHPDDRVEYELWTNSNDECGPKCDNQINFVKSFKGAAQQLEKKGFTQFTPHYITWFCPKEFLLSKQCKSQCINHGRYCAPDPEQDFNKGYDGKDVAVQNLRQACFFKVANESGRPWQWWDYVTDFSIRCPMKEKKYTEECSDQVIKSLGVDLKKIKDCVGDPLADVDNPVLKAEQDAQIGKDSRGDVTILPTLVINNRQYRGKLSRPAVLKAICSGFQETTEPSICLTPDMETNECLENNGGCWQEKSSNITACRDTFRGRVCECPIVKNVKFVGDGYTHCEASGTLSCEFNNGGCWKVSQGGKLYSACHDDYRKGCECPSGFRGDGVLSCEDIDECKEKSACQCPDCKCKNTFGSYECKCNSGLLYSRENDTCIGKYTSSSVASIWMIIVILVVTLSGGYAFYKYRIQRYMDTEIRAIMAQYMPLDNQPLIIPNNQVHHDI; encoded by the exons ATGATGAACATTAAGTTGaatcttttgttgttgtttgttttgtttttgtttttggattgTTGTTTTGGTAGGTTTTTGGTGGAGAAGAATAGTTTGAGGATTACTTCTCCAAAATCTTTGAAGGGTACATATGAATGTGCAATTGGGAATTTTGGGGTGCCTCAGTATGGTGGAACATTGGTTGGTTCTGTGGTGTATCCAAATGTGAATAAGAAAGGATGCAATAACTTTACTGATGTTAATGCTTCGTTTCAGTCTAAGCCTGGAAGTTTCCCTACCTTTCTTCTTGTTGATCGTGGAG ATTGCTATTTCACTTTGAAGGCGTGGAATGCACAAAATGGTGGAGCAGCAGCTATTCTCGTAGCTGATGACAAAGAAGAAACGCTAATCACCATGGACACTCCTGAAGAAGGTCATGTTGTAAACGatgattatattgaaaagaTTAATATTCCTTCTGCTCTTATCAACAAAACTTTGGGGGATAGGATCAAAGAGGCTCTCTCAAATGGGGAGATTGTTCACATAAATCTTGATTGGAGAGAAGCTCTTCCGCATCCTGACGACAGAGTCGAGTATGAATTATGGACGAATAGCAACGATGAATGTGGACCAAAGTGTGACaatcaaattaattttgtgaAGAGCTTTAAAGGAGCAGCTCAACAACTTGAGAAGAAGGGGTTCACTCAATTTACCCCTCACTATATAACTTGGTTTTGCCCTAAAGAATTTCTCTTAAGCAAACAATGCAAGTCTCAGTGTATAAACCACGGAAGATACTGTGCTCCGGACCCTGAGCAAGATTTCAATAAAGGGTATGATGGCAAAGATGTTGCTGTTCAGAACTTACGCCAAGCATGCTTCTTTAAAGTGGCAAATGAAAGTGGAAGGCCTTGGCAATGGTGGGACTATGTGACTGACTTTTCAATCCGTTGCCCcatgaaagagaaaaaatacaCAGAAGAATGTTCAGATCAAGTTATTAAATCTCTTG GTGTTGATCTGAAGAAGATTAAAGACTGTGTTGGGGATCCTCTTGCTGATGTTGATAACCCTGTTCTCAAAGCAGAGCAGGATGCACAG ATTGGCAAAGATTCTCGCGGTGATGTTACTATACTGCCTACTCTTGTGATAAACAACAGACAATACAGAG GTAAGTTGTCAAGACCAGCAGTTCTGAAGGCAATATGTTCAGGTTTCCAAGAGACCACTGAACCATCAATTTGCTTAACTCCAG ACATGGAAACAAACGAGTGTTTGGAAAACAACGGTGGTTGTTGGCAGGAAAAATCTTCTAACATTACTGCATGCAGG GACACTTTCCGAGGAAGAGTATGTGAATGCCCTATTGTAAAAAATGTTAAGTTTGTTGGTGATGGATATACCCACTGTGAAG CTTCAGGAACCTTAAGCTGTGAATTCAACAATGGAGGTTGTTGGAAAGTATCCCAAGGTGGAAAACTTTACTCTGCTTGCCAT GATGACTATAGAAAAGGTTGCGAGTGTCCCTCAGGGTTCAGAGGTGATGGAGTCTTGTCATGTGAAG ATATTGATGAGTGCAAAGAAAAGTCAGCGTGCCAGTGTCCAGACTGCAAATGCAAAAATACCTTTGGAAGCTATGAGTGCAAATGCAATAGTGGTTTGCTCTACTCGCGAGAAAATGACACGTGTATTG GTAAATATACTTCTTCTTCAGTGGCGAGTATTTGGATGATTATTGTTATCTTGGTTGTTACTCTTTCCGGAGGATATGCATTTTACAAGTACAGGATCCAG CGATACATGGACACCGAGATACGTGCAATTATGGCTCAATACATGCCCTTGGATAATCAACCTCTTATTATTCCCAATAATCAAGTTCATCATGATATCTAG
- the LOC123888592 gene encoding uncharacterized protein LOC123888592 isoform X2 — protein sequence MTSINFTINSVSALNPKLNHHNARHSLLHSPTFHPFLKQNRTFKPSLQKPLTVTFVAPQHDSDHGEVEVEKGNMLEQLKIQVDKVTHALDAVTKKFITEEGNESFSYTTAKEIIETFSIPVDDLFSNVSGIRDFYVGIPYAIASILFLRKIGSVGRGSTYFTALISGAVVAFYVYRLVLDGKTQKGSNLEGEAGN from the exons ATGACCTCCATCAATTTCACTATCAATTCAGTTTCTGCGTTAAACCCTAAACTCAATCATCATAATGCTCGTCACTCTCTTCTCCATTCTCCAACCTTTCACCCATTTCTCAAACAAAACCGCACTTTCAAACCCTCCCTTCAGAAACCGTTAACCGTCACTTTCGTTGCACCTCAACATGACTCT GATCATGGTGAAGTTGAGGTGGAGAAGGGGAATATGTTGGAACAGTTGAAGATACAGGTTGATAAGGTAACTCATGCTTTGGATGCTGTGACAAAGAAATTTATTACCGAAGAAGGAAACGAGTCTTTTTCTTATACCACCGCGAAGGAAATTATTGAGACTTTTAGCATCCCTGTTGATGATCTCTTCAGCAATGTTTCTGGAATTCGGGACTTTTATGTTGGTATACCCTACG CAATAGCAAGTATCTTGTTTCTGCGGAAGATCGGCTCAGTTGGCAGA GGATCAACTTATTTCACTGCCTTGATCAG TGGCGCGGTAGTGGCATTTTATGTCTATAGACTGGTTTTGGATGGTAAAACACAAAAAGGTTCAAACTTGGAAGGTGAAGCAGGAAACTAG
- the LOC123888903 gene encoding uncharacterized protein LOC123888903 produces the protein MGEGIFLDTILVPLSFLITIIYHAFLCYKIKNKPSHTTFGIDKLRRTAWGLNLNQGDDKKAMLCVQSLRNTLMATILTATITILVNLALAALNNNAFNASHLFTSEFFGSKSDKIFVLKYGSASICLLISFLCSSMAIGFLIDANFLMNAYGDFLSGGYTQSVIEKGFTLAFVGNRVFCVAIPLMLWMLGPVLVFLASIALVCLLHEFDYVPKLPQSHKRCTNVK, from the exons ATGGGAGAAGGTATTTTCTTGGATACCATATTAGTCCCTTTGAGCTTTCTCATTACAATAATTTACCATGCCTTTCTTTGTTACAAAATCAAGAACAAACCTTCACACACAACTTTTGGAATTGATAAGTTAAGGAGGACTGCTTGGGGTCTTAACTTAAATCAG GGTGATGATAAAAAAGCTATGCTATGTGTACAAAGTTTAAGGAACACTCTTATGGCCACAATACTCACAGCTACAATAACAATTCTTGTAAACTTGGCTTTAGCAGCTCTAAACAACAATGCATTCAATGCAAGCCATCTCTTTACTAGTGAATTTTTCGGTTCAAAATCGGATAAAATCTTCGTTTTGAAGTATGGTTCAGCATCAATATGTTTGTTGATTAGTTTCTTATGCAGCTCAATGGCCATAGGATTTCTAATTGATGCAAATTTTTTGATGAATGCTTATGGAGATTTTTTGTCTGGTGGTTACACACAAAGTGTAATAGAAAAAGGGTTTACCTTAGCTTTTGTTGGGAATAGGGTGTTTTGTGTTGCTATTCCTTTGATGCTTTGGATGTTGGGTCCTGTGCTTGTATTTTTAGCTTCCATAGCTTTGGTTTGTTTGTTGCATGAGTTTGATTATGTGCCCAAATTACCACAAAGTCACAAAAGATGTACCAATGTAAAGTAA
- the LOC123888592 gene encoding protein FATTY ACID EXPORT 3, chloroplastic-like isoform X1 has protein sequence MTSINFTINSVSALNPKLNHHNARHSLLHSPTFHPFLKQNRTFKPSLQKPLTVTFVAPQHDSDHGEVEVEKGNMLEQLKIQVDKVTHALDAVTKKFITEEGNESFSYTTAKEIIETFSIPVDDLFSNVSGIRDFYVGIPYGYILSWGGFLSFMITGSIAAIRFGLVLGGALLALSILSLKSYRKGKPSFLALIGQTAIASILFLRKIGSVGRGSTYFTALISGAVVAFYVYRLVLDGKTQKGSNLEGEAGN, from the exons ATGACCTCCATCAATTTCACTATCAATTCAGTTTCTGCGTTAAACCCTAAACTCAATCATCATAATGCTCGTCACTCTCTTCTCCATTCTCCAACCTTTCACCCATTTCTCAAACAAAACCGCACTTTCAAACCCTCCCTTCAGAAACCGTTAACCGTCACTTTCGTTGCACCTCAACATGACTCT GATCATGGTGAAGTTGAGGTGGAGAAGGGGAATATGTTGGAACAGTTGAAGATACAGGTTGATAAGGTAACTCATGCTTTGGATGCTGTGACAAAGAAATTTATTACCGAAGAAGGAAACGAGTCTTTTTCTTATACCACCGCGAAGGAAATTATTGAGACTTTTAGCATCCCTGTTGATGATCTCTTCAGCAATGTTTCTGGAATTCGGGACTTTTATGTTGGTATACCCTACG GTTACATACTATCTTGGGGTGGCTTCCTTTCCTTTATGATAACCGGAAGCATTGCAGCAATAAGGTTTGGGCTGGTTTTAGGTGGTGCCCTATTAGCTTTAAGCATTTTAAGTCTGAAATCATATAGGAAAGGAAAGCCCTCTTTTCTAGCTTTGATAGGCCAGACAG CAATAGCAAGTATCTTGTTTCTGCGGAAGATCGGCTCAGTTGGCAGA GGATCAACTTATTTCACTGCCTTGATCAG TGGCGCGGTAGTGGCATTTTATGTCTATAGACTGGTTTTGGATGGTAAAACACAAAAAGGTTCAAACTTGGAAGGTGAAGCAGGAAACTAG